The nucleotide window GAGCAGTACGCGGTGTGTGGCACCGGCGAAACGGACACCACGTCCGGCTCGCAGTACTACCACAAGCTGTGGGCGTACTACATCCCGTGGCGGTGGGAGCGCGGGCCGTACTTCGACACCCGCATCATGAGCAACGACACCATCACCCCGAACGAAGCCTCCACCGCCGCGACCCCGCAGCTCACGCCGACGGTGCAGAACTGCAACCCGTACCTGCTCCAGGCGATGGACGCGGGCGGGTGCCAGGTCGGGATGATGGACGGGAGCGTGCGGCAGGTGAACTCGGGCGTCTCGGGTGCGACGTGGGTTCGCGCGATCTGGCCGCAGGACGGTCTCGTCCTCGGTAGCGACTGGTAAGTTACGCCCCACGAATTTTCCACAACTGCCGGGGGCGTGTGAACGCCCCCGGCGGCTTTTCCCTTCTCCCAGGAGTTCAAGAACCGATGAATGCCATTTCCCGCGCACTCGCCCTCGGAGCGCTGGCCTGCCTCGTTGTAACGGGTTGCTCGAAAGGCGAGATCAAAAAGCAGACGATCGAAGGGACGATAACGTACAAAGGCGCGCCGCTCCAGTCGGGCATCCTGCGCTTCGTCGGTGCCGGCGGCGCGTTCGCAACGGCCCCGATCCACTCCGACGGCACGTTCACAATCACCGACGTGGTCCCCGGCGAAATTCAGGTGGGGATCATGGAAGGGCCGCGGTCGTCGTCCTCGTCGGACGGAAAGGGCGCAGCGGCACCGAAAACGGCCCCGCTCCCTGCGAAGTACAAAGACCCGGAACACTCGGGCCTCAAGTACACCATCGACGAGAACACCAAGAAGCTCAACATCGAACTCAAGTGACCGTGTGTGCCGCTCCCGCCGGGCGCGGCGCCTTCCACAGTACCAAAAGGGCAACCAGCCCGATGACCGGCGCCAGACCCGCGATGGCGAGCCCCACGTCGTAGCTCTTCGTCGCCTGGATCTGAGCGCCGATCAAAATCTGGAACACGCTCGACACCACCCACCCGCCGGCCGCCAGCGCGCCGGACAGCACACCCATGTGCCGGTGGGGCAGTTCCTGGCTCAGCGCGTAATACAACGGGTGCAAACCCAAGATGCCGGCTCCGGCGACCATCAACCCCGTCAGCATGAGCGCACCCGACCCTACAAAAGGCACGAGCGCGGCGACAGCGGTTAACCCCGCGTAACCGGCGAACGCGATGACACGCGCCGCGCGCACACTTCGTCCGCCGCGCACCAAGACCATCACCACAAACCCCACGAGCAGGCAACCGATCTCAGCGGACACAAAGTAGCCAGTCGTCGCGAGCCGCGCGTCGAGTCGGCTGTACTCGTGAAAGTCGAGGAGCAGCGTGAGCCAGGCGCGGAGGAACTGCCAGCTCACCGTGATCGTGCAAACAATCAGCCCGAGCACGAAGGCCCGGCGAAATACCCCGGTACGATCGGCCGGCTCTGTGGCCACGGCGCCGCCCCTGTCAGGTGGTTCGACAGAAACGGTCAGGCTCCCCCGCGGCACGAGCAACAGCCACAGCGGCACCCACAGCAACCCCACAACGCCGATCGACCAAAACGTGACCTGCCAGTTCCCGCCGACCCGCTCGATCAGTTCGGCATAGAGCGGGATGCAGATCGACGCGACGGCCCCGCCGCTCTGGAGGATGCCGTTCCCAAGGGTGCGGTCCTTGCGCGACAGCACCTGTCGCGCGGTGATGAGTGCGCAGGGCCAGTGCCCCGCCTCGAACACGCCCAGCACCGTGCGCCAAAACAGCAGCCAGCGGAACACACCGGTTCCGGGGTCGTCGCCCGCCCCTTCGAGCCACGACACCGCACGCGGGTCACCGGCAAACGCCGTCGCGACCCCGGCGAGGGACCACCCGGTGAGCACCACCGGGTACAGTCCGCGCGGGCCGACACGGTCGGCGAGCAACCCGAACACGATCGACCCGGCCGCGAACGCGAACCCGAAGCACCCCTCGATCAGCCCGATCCGCTTTTCCTGGAGGTTGTACGCGCGCTTCAGTTCGGGCAGTGTGACCGCCAGAGCCTGCCGGTCCATGTAGTTCAGGAAGGTGGCGAGCAGAAGCACCCCACACACCCACCAGCGCCAGGAAGAACGAGGGGCGAGAGGCGAGGAATCAACAGCGCTCACGTGATGCACCCGTTGGCCGTAAACGAAACACAACCCATACCCGTCCGTGCCTCATCCAAATCCGGCTAAAGAATAACGGCCTCGGGAGGGTGTCAGCCGGCGGGTGGCGCTCCCGACCACCGGTACTCTTCAATCGGACTTGGTATCACTCCTCGTTCTGCGCTGCCCTTAGCTGTCCCAGCTCCCGTCCCAGTTCACAACCCGCTCCAGATAGGCGACGACTCCGGCCGCGAAATGCGCGAACAACGCTTCGCCTTTTTCGGCGGTCGCAGCACTCGGCGCACCGACGTGCCCCGGCTCGCTGCGGTCCGGCATCACCCAGGCACGATAACCGGGGGCAAACTCGCGGCCGTGCGGCACCTCCGGCACGGCGGCCACGTCGCCGATCACCAGTTCGGGCCGCAGTCGCAGCACCATCGACGTTTCCCATTCGCACGCGTGCCCCATCCGCGCCTGCACCAGCCCGGGAATGGTGTCTGCCGGGTTACCGGCCGCGTCCCAGTAGGTCAGCGCGAGCAAAAGCAAATCGCGACGGTCGCGGTACTGCTGTTTCAGTTCAAAGAGCGCTTGCTGGTAGGGAGTAACGTTCCCGCCGTGCCCGTTCACGAACGCGATCCGCGTGAACCCGTGCCGGATGAAGCACTCGGCGAGGTCTTTCAGGAGGTCGAGGTACACGCGCGGCGACGCGGACAGCGTGCCCGGGAAGTCGAGGTGGTGGTGGGAGTTTCCGAGCCACTGGAGCGGCGCGAACAGGCACTTCGTTGCTACCGGCGCGAGCTTCGTGCGGCGAACCACTTCGCCCAGCAGCATCGAGTCAGTGAACACGGGCATGTGTTTCCCGTGCTGTTCGAGGGCGGCGATCGGCAAGATGATGGGTGTAGTCTTCGGCAGCGCCGCAACTGCGGGCCACGTGAGATCGGCG belongs to Gemmata obscuriglobus and includes:
- a CDS encoding creatininase family protein, which gives rise to MDLADLTWPAVAALPKTTPIILPIAALEQHGKHMPVFTDSMLLGEVVRRTKLAPVATKCLFAPLQWLGNSHHHLDFPGTLSASPRVYLDLLKDLAECFIRHGFTRIAFVNGHGGNVTPYQQALFELKQQYRDRRDLLLLALTYWDAAGNPADTIPGLVQARMGHACEWETSMVLRLRPELVIGDVAAVPEVPHGREFAPGYRAWVMPDRSEPGHVGAPSAATAEKGEALFAHFAAGVVAYLERVVNWDGSWDS
- a CDS encoding MFS transporter; this translates as MLLLATFLNYMDRQALAVTLPELKRAYNLQEKRIGLIEGCFGFAFAAGSIVFGLLADRVGPRGLYPVVLTGWSLAGVATAFAGDPRAVSWLEGAGDDPGTGVFRWLLFWRTVLGVFEAGHWPCALITARQVLSRKDRTLGNGILQSGGAVASICIPLYAELIERVGGNWQVTFWSIGVVGLLWVPLWLLLVPRGSLTVSVEPPDRGGAVATEPADRTGVFRRAFVLGLIVCTITVSWQFLRAWLTLLLDFHEYSRLDARLATTGYFVSAEIGCLLVGFVVMVLVRGGRSVRAARVIAFAGYAGLTAVAALVPFVGSGALMLTGLMVAGAGILGLHPLYYALSQELPHRHMGVLSGALAAGGWVVSSVFQILIGAQIQATKSYDVGLAIAGLAPVIGLVALLVLWKAPRPAGAAHTVT